From the Salinimicrobium tongyeongense genome, one window contains:
- a CDS encoding TIGR03915 family putative DNA repair protein, producing the protein MEQQAVLSYDGTLEGFLTCVFTAYEEKLKVVAINASENTTQQLFTASYEVITHSGKAKRVWLSLKKKTSAAGLRDLKWAFLSEISQMEMQLYRMIRYILAENVPVDRDFSHPAVLKVAQAAKKVGREKHRMEAFVRFRRTRDEVYFAAIEPDFNVLPLIKSHFKNRYADQKWIIYDLKRNFGIAWDLAAVNYISLDLDPEVGISGAPEAYFHSSEIAFQQLWNQYFTSTNIKSRANSKLHLQQLPKRYWKYLTEKNL; encoded by the coding sequence ATGGAACAGCAGGCAGTACTTTCTTACGACGGAACTTTGGAAGGTTTTTTAACCTGTGTGTTCACAGCTTATGAAGAAAAGCTGAAAGTTGTGGCCATAAATGCTTCGGAAAACACTACACAACAATTATTCACAGCTTCTTATGAGGTGATCACCCATTCAGGAAAAGCAAAAAGAGTGTGGTTATCCCTGAAGAAGAAAACTTCGGCAGCGGGGCTTAGGGATCTAAAATGGGCTTTTTTGAGTGAAATTTCCCAAATGGAGATGCAGCTGTACCGCATGATACGCTACATCCTGGCCGAAAATGTGCCGGTAGACCGGGATTTTTCACACCCTGCAGTGCTCAAAGTGGCGCAGGCCGCAAAAAAAGTCGGACGGGAGAAGCATCGCATGGAAGCTTTTGTAAGGTTCAGACGCACCAGGGATGAGGTGTATTTTGCTGCCATAGAACCAGATTTTAATGTGCTGCCGCTTATAAAAAGCCATTTTAAGAACCGTTATGCCGATCAAAAGTGGATCATCTACGATCTAAAACGGAACTTTGGGATTGCCTGGGATCTTGCTGCAGTAAATTACATCAGTCTTGATCTCGATCCTGAAGTTGGTATTTCAGGCGCACCCGAAGCATATTTTCATTCTTCAGAAATAGCATTTCAGCAGTTGTGGAATCAGTATTTCACCAGTACAAATATCAAAAGCAGGGCGAACAGCAAGTTACATTTACAGCAGCTTCCGAAGCGCTACTGGAAATACCTCACAGAAAAGAACCTCTAA
- a CDS encoding deoxyhypusine synthase family protein: MSKGPVTEFIERHFKHFNSAALVDAAKGYQAQLDKGNKMLVTLAGAMSTAEIGKSFAEMIRQDKVQFISCTGANLEEDVMNLVAHTHYERVPHYRDLTAQDEWDLLERGLNRVTDTCIPEEEAFRRIQKHIVKIWKDAEAAGERYFPHEYMYKLLLSGVMEEYYEIDLKDSWMYAAAEKNLPMVVPGWEDSTMGNIFASYVMKGELKASTMKSGIEYMGFIADWYTKNTDKGVGFFQIGGGIAGDFPICVVPMLYQDMEMHDIPFWSYFCQISDSTTSYGSYSGAVPNEKITWGKLDKDTPKFIIESDATIVAPLVFAYLLGW; the protein is encoded by the coding sequence ATGAGTAAAGGACCGGTTACGGAATTTATAGAAAGACATTTTAAACATTTTAACTCAGCGGCTCTTGTAGATGCCGCAAAAGGATATCAGGCCCAACTTGACAAGGGGAACAAAATGCTTGTTACCCTCGCCGGTGCGATGAGTACTGCCGAGATTGGTAAAAGTTTTGCTGAAATGATCCGTCAGGATAAGGTGCAGTTCATTTCCTGTACAGGGGCCAACCTGGAAGAGGATGTGATGAACCTTGTGGCGCATACCCATTACGAGCGTGTGCCTCATTATCGGGATCTCACAGCGCAGGATGAATGGGACCTGTTGGAGCGTGGTCTTAACCGCGTGACAGATACCTGTATTCCTGAAGAAGAAGCCTTTCGAAGAATCCAGAAGCATATCGTAAAGATCTGGAAAGATGCTGAAGCTGCAGGAGAACGGTATTTTCCGCATGAATATATGTATAAGCTGTTGCTCAGCGGAGTAATGGAGGAGTATTACGAGATCGACCTGAAGGATTCCTGGATGTATGCCGCAGCAGAAAAGAACCTGCCAATGGTGGTTCCCGGCTGGGAAGACAGTACGATGGGGAACATTTTCGCTTCTTATGTCATGAAAGGCGAACTAAAAGCCTCTACCATGAAATCGGGAATTGAATATATGGGCTTCATTGCCGACTGGTACACGAAGAACACCGATAAGGGAGTTGGTTTCTTCCAGATTGGAGGAGGTATAGCCGGAGATTTCCCAATATGTGTGGTGCCAATGCTTTACCAGGATATGGAAATGCATGACATCCCATTCTGGAGCTATTTCTGCCAGATATCAGATTCCACAACCAGCTACGGAAGTTATTCCGGTGCTGTACCAAATGAAAAGATCACCTGGGGAAAACTCGATAAAGACACGCCTAAATTCATTATCGAGAGTGATGCTACCATCGTGGCGCCTCTTGTGTTTGCTTACCTTTTAGGCTGGTAA
- the hemN gene encoding oxygen-independent coproporphyrinogen III oxidase, which yields MSTALIRKYNVPGPRYTSYPTVPYWNEAAFTVAQYKERLKKSFLESNSEEGISIYIHLPFCESLCTFCGCNKRITKRHEVESPYIAAVLWEWDMYVNLLGEKPVIKEIHLGGGTPTFFSPENLRILLDGLFEKAVRAEEVDFSFEGHPNNTKQEHLQLLYDLGFDRVSYGVQDYNFEVQRAIHRFQPFVNVKNATQAAREMGYTSVGHDLIFGLPFQTVEHVKETIEKTRELMPDRIAFYSYAHVPWIKGNGQRGFKEEDLPKPAVKREMYEVGKQLLAEAGYVEVGMDHFALKSDSLYKAMESRKLHRNFMGYTSSKTKVMIGLGVSAISDSWSGFAQNVKTIEEYYEILEKGDLPLYRGHILTAEDEKIRQHILNLMCNLETSWKDNAMKFPELPEVLISLKEMEADGLLEFGDEKLIVKESGRPFVRNICMAFDLLLQRNKPETRLFSMTV from the coding sequence ATGAGCACAGCTTTGATTAGAAAATACAACGTTCCCGGCCCCAGGTATACCAGTTATCCCACGGTGCCCTACTGGAACGAAGCTGCATTTACGGTAGCGCAGTATAAAGAGCGCCTGAAAAAGTCATTTTTGGAAAGCAACAGCGAAGAGGGGATTAGTATTTACATCCACCTGCCTTTTTGCGAGAGCCTGTGTACTTTTTGCGGCTGTAACAAGCGCATTACCAAACGCCATGAAGTGGAGTCGCCCTACATCGCTGCGGTGCTCTGGGAGTGGGATATGTATGTGAACCTGCTGGGGGAAAAGCCGGTGATAAAGGAGATTCACCTGGGGGGAGGAACACCCACTTTCTTTTCCCCTGAAAACCTTAGAATTCTTCTTGACGGACTTTTCGAAAAAGCTGTGCGGGCAGAAGAAGTGGATTTTAGCTTTGAAGGCCACCCCAACAACACCAAACAGGAGCACCTGCAGCTACTTTACGACCTGGGCTTTGACCGTGTGAGCTACGGGGTGCAGGATTATAATTTTGAGGTGCAACGGGCCATTCACAGGTTTCAGCCTTTTGTGAATGTGAAAAATGCCACGCAAGCTGCCAGGGAAATGGGTTATACCTCGGTGGGGCACGATCTTATTTTTGGTCTGCCATTCCAAACTGTAGAGCACGTAAAGGAAACCATTGAAAAGACCAGGGAATTAATGCCCGACCGGATCGCTTTTTACAGCTATGCGCACGTGCCGTGGATAAAAGGGAACGGGCAGCGCGGCTTTAAGGAAGAAGACCTGCCAAAGCCCGCTGTAAAACGCGAGATGTATGAAGTGGGAAAACAGCTGCTGGCCGAAGCCGGTTATGTAGAAGTGGGCATGGATCATTTTGCCCTAAAGAGCGATTCGCTCTACAAGGCCATGGAAAGCAGAAAGCTGCACCGCAACTTTATGGGCTACACCTCATCAAAGACCAAAGTAATGATTGGCCTGGGAGTTTCGGCCATTAGTGACAGCTGGAGCGGGTTCGCGCAGAATGTCAAGACCATTGAAGAATATTACGAGATCCTCGAAAAAGGCGATCTACCCCTTTACCGCGGACATATACTCACTGCGGAAGATGAGAAGATACGCCAGCACATTCTCAATTTAATGTGCAACCTGGAAACCTCGTGGAAAGACAATGCAATGAAATTCCCGGAACTTCCTGAAGTGCTCATAAGCCTGAAAGAAATGGAAGCTGACGGCCTCCTGGAATTCGGGGATGAAAAGCTCATCGTAAAAGAATCGGGGCGGCCTTTTGTAAGGAACATCTGCATGGCTTTTGATTTGCTGCTTCAAAGAAATAAACCTGAAACGAGGTTGTTTTCCATGACGGTTTAG
- the speB gene encoding agmatinase yields the protein MSKKNYAGIPDKYARLDDAKVVLIPVPYDGTSTWGKGADKGPDAFLEASENMELFDIETRTEVYKKGVYLAPPVTENSSPEKMVEAVHKTVKNYIKQEKFVTIFGGEHSISIGTIRAFNESFEDLTVVQIDAHADLRPEYEGTTCNHACAVHEASKKTNLIQVGIRSMDISEMDHMDENQVYWAHDLYEDWMEDAIGQMTPNVFITIDLDAFDPSILPSTGTPEPGGMFWYETLEFLKLMFKKKNVVGFDIVELNPNENEKSSDFLAAKLYYKMLSYKFKYLNHNEDEDDE from the coding sequence ATGAGTAAAAAGAATTACGCCGGCATTCCGGACAAGTATGCACGCTTAGATGACGCAAAAGTAGTTTTGATCCCGGTTCCTTATGACGGAACAAGTACCTGGGGTAAGGGAGCCGATAAAGGCCCCGATGCTTTTCTGGAAGCTTCAGAAAATATGGAGCTCTTTGATATCGAGACCCGTACTGAAGTCTATAAAAAAGGCGTGTACCTTGCACCGCCGGTGACCGAAAATTCCTCCCCCGAGAAAATGGTGGAAGCGGTTCATAAAACTGTAAAGAACTACATTAAGCAGGAAAAATTCGTTACTATTTTTGGAGGCGAGCATTCCATTTCTATTGGAACCATTCGTGCTTTTAACGAAAGCTTTGAAGACCTTACCGTGGTGCAGATCGATGCACATGCCGATTTGCGTCCCGAGTATGAAGGCACCACCTGTAACCACGCCTGTGCCGTTCACGAAGCCAGTAAGAAAACCAACCTTATCCAGGTAGGTATACGCTCTATGGATATTTCTGAAATGGATCATATGGATGAGAACCAGGTGTACTGGGCTCACGATCTTTACGAAGACTGGATGGAAGATGCCATTGGGCAAATGACCCCAAACGTGTTTATCACTATAGACCTTGATGCGTTTGATCCTTCTATCCTGCCATCTACAGGTACTCCCGAACCCGGCGGAATGTTCTGGTATGAAACCCTCGAATTCCTTAAGCTGATGTTCAAAAAGAAGAACGTGGTAGGATTCGACATTGTAGAGCTTAACCCGAATGAAAACGAAAAATCATCCGATTTTCTTGCGGCCAAACTTTACTACAAGATGTTGAGCTACAAATTTAAATATTTAAATCATAACGAAGACGAAGACGATGAGTAA
- a CDS encoding arginine decarboxylase, with product MNTKYSDLIDQTYYFPQEEFTVEGSELHFHGIDLMEIVKEYGAPLKFTYLPKISENINKAKKWFFDALKKHDYPGSYNYCYCTKSSHFEHVLNEALKNDIHIETSAAVDINIVESLKKKGKITNDTYVICNGFKRNGYITNIANLINGGHKNCVPIIDNYEEIDLLSEAIDGKFKIGIRIASEEEPKFEFYTSRLGIGYKNIVPFFNKQIKDNDQVELKMLHFFINTGIRDTAYYWNELLKCLRVYINLKRVCPTLDSLNIGGGFPVKNSLHFDYDYQYMVEEIVNQIKIACDDAEVEPPHIFTEFGSFTVGESGGAIYEILYQKQQNDREKWNMINSSFITTLPDTWAISKKFVMLAVNRWNDEYERVLLGGLTCDSDDYYNSEQNTNAIYLPKYKKEKPLYIGFFNTGAYQDTIGGFGGLQHCLIPQPKQILINRDKDGNLETRLFSEQQEPQDFLKILGYEK from the coding sequence TTGAATACGAAGTACAGCGATTTAATCGACCAGACTTATTATTTCCCCCAGGAAGAATTTACAGTAGAAGGTAGTGAACTGCATTTCCACGGAATAGACCTGATGGAGATTGTTAAAGAATACGGCGCCCCATTGAAGTTCACTTATCTCCCCAAAATTTCAGAAAATATAAATAAGGCCAAAAAATGGTTTTTTGATGCCCTAAAAAAGCACGACTACCCGGGTTCTTACAATTATTGCTACTGCACCAAAAGTTCTCATTTTGAGCACGTGCTCAATGAAGCTTTAAAGAACGATATTCACATTGAAACATCGGCGGCGGTAGATATCAATATTGTAGAAAGCCTTAAGAAAAAGGGGAAGATCACTAATGATACCTATGTGATTTGTAACGGTTTTAAGCGCAACGGTTATATTACAAATATAGCCAACCTCATTAATGGCGGACATAAAAACTGTGTTCCCATAATTGATAATTACGAGGAGATCGACCTGCTTTCTGAAGCTATAGACGGGAAATTTAAAATTGGGATCAGGATTGCTTCGGAAGAAGAACCGAAATTTGAATTTTACACCTCCCGTTTGGGTATAGGGTATAAGAACATAGTTCCTTTTTTTAACAAGCAAATCAAGGATAATGACCAGGTAGAACTTAAGATGCTGCACTTCTTCATCAATACCGGGATTCGCGATACCGCTTATTACTGGAATGAATTGCTGAAGTGTCTCAGGGTGTACATCAACCTGAAGCGGGTTTGCCCAACCCTTGACAGCCTTAACATTGGAGGTGGTTTCCCGGTGAAGAATTCCCTTCATTTTGATTATGACTACCAGTACATGGTCGAAGAAATTGTGAACCAGATCAAGATCGCCTGTGATGATGCCGAGGTAGAGCCGCCTCACATATTTACAGAGTTTGGCTCCTTTACAGTTGGGGAGAGTGGTGGTGCTATCTACGAGATCCTTTACCAGAAGCAGCAGAACGACAGGGAAAAATGGAATATGATCAACTCCTCTTTCATTACCACCCTGCCCGATACCTGGGCCATAAGTAAAAAGTTTGTCATGCTGGCCGTGAACCGCTGGAATGACGAATATGAGCGGGTATTGCTTGGCGGCCTCACCTGTGATAGTGATGATTATTACAACTCAGAGCAAAACACCAACGCCATTTACCTTCCAAAGTACAAGAAAGAAAAACCCTTGTATATCGGCTTTTTTAACACAGGAGCCTATCAGGATACCATTGGCGGTTTTGGCGGACTGCAGCACTGTTTGATTCCGCAGCCAAAGCAAATCCTTATTAACAGAGACAAAGACGGAAACCTGGAGACCAGGCTATTTAGCGAGCAGCAGGAGCCCCAGGATTTTCTTAAAATTCTCGGATACGAGAAATAG
- a CDS encoding urea carboxylase-associated family protein codes for MVQVIEKQTGAAFKLQKGQKLKVIDPRGEQVSDMVLFNAEDPGEKISSGKTMDFEESILLTKGNWLWSNRSHKMMKILEDTNGRNDFLLAPCSPETFQIMYNNPEYHPSCFENLYTNLAPFDIEPDDVPTAFNIFMNVQFDEKGKLSVEAPLSRAGDYVLFEAEMDLIVGLTACSAEDSNNGSFKPIHYEILD; via the coding sequence ATGGTACAGGTTATTGAAAAACAAACAGGCGCAGCCTTCAAGCTTCAAAAAGGGCAAAAATTAAAGGTCATAGATCCGCGGGGAGAGCAGGTGAGCGATATGGTGCTGTTTAATGCGGAAGACCCAGGGGAAAAGATTTCTTCAGGGAAAACCATGGATTTTGAAGAAAGTATACTACTCACCAAAGGAAACTGGTTATGGAGCAACCGAAGCCATAAAATGATGAAGATCCTGGAAGACACCAATGGCCGCAATGATTTTTTACTCGCCCCGTGCAGCCCCGAAACCTTCCAGATCATGTACAACAACCCCGAGTACCACCCCAGTTGCTTTGAGAACCTTTATACCAATCTTGCTCCTTTTGATATTGAGCCCGATGATGTGCCCACAGCTTTCAACATTTTTATGAATGTTCAGTTTGACGAAAAAGGAAAGTTGAGCGTGGAAGCGCCATTAAGCAGGGCTGGGGATTATGTGCTTTTTGAAGCCGAAATGGACCTCATTGTTGGCCTCACCGCCTGCTCTGCCGAAGACAGCAACAACGGCAGCTTTAAACCCATTCATTACGAAATCCTGGATTAG
- a CDS encoding putative DNA modification/repair radical SAM protein, translated as MDYERIKEKLSILADAAKYDVSCSSSGSKRKNTTKGLGDSSGMGICHSYTEDGRCVSLLKILLTNHCIFDCAYCVTRKSNDIKRAAFKVQEVVDLTIHFYRRNYIEGLFLSSGIFKDADYTMERLIQVAKKLRLEENFNGYIHLKSIPGASDELMREAGLYADRLSVNIEIPTKSGLKLLAPDKKHEDFIKPMEKVKNEIIQYKQESLFIKSTPKYAPAGQSTQMIVGASGESDRDIMYSANFFYKKYNMKRVYYSGYVPVAEDPRLPALNSKVPLLRENRLYQTDWLLRFYGFDIRELLNEQNLNLDLEVDPKLSWALRNRHLFPVNINRVEKQLLLRIPGIGLKSVNKIVQARKFRKLNWEHLSKIGIAMNRAKYFITCDSREFEVKEPSSEYLKNVILKTSSGKFRKETGTQLSLF; from the coding sequence ATGGATTATGAGAGAATAAAGGAGAAGCTGAGTATCCTGGCCGATGCCGCCAAATACGACGTTTCCTGTTCTTCCAGCGGAAGCAAACGCAAAAACACGACCAAGGGCCTGGGAGATTCCTCGGGCATGGGCATTTGCCATTCCTACACCGAAGACGGCCGCTGCGTTTCCCTGCTTAAAATCCTGCTCACCAATCACTGCATTTTTGACTGCGCCTACTGCGTTACCCGAAAGAGCAACGACATAAAACGCGCAGCCTTTAAAGTGCAGGAAGTCGTTGACCTCACCATTCATTTTTACCGTCGAAATTATATTGAAGGCCTGTTCCTGAGCTCAGGGATCTTTAAGGATGCCGATTACACCATGGAGCGGCTCATCCAGGTGGCAAAAAAACTGCGGCTCGAAGAGAATTTCAACGGGTATATTCACCTGAAGTCCATTCCCGGGGCCAGTGACGAACTCATGCGCGAAGCCGGGCTCTATGCCGACCGGCTGAGCGTCAACATCGAGATCCCCACCAAAAGCGGACTCAAGCTCCTGGCACCCGATAAAAAGCATGAAGATTTCATCAAACCCATGGAAAAAGTGAAAAATGAGATCATTCAGTATAAACAGGAGAGCCTTTTCATTAAAAGCACCCCAAAATATGCGCCGGCAGGCCAAAGTACGCAGATGATCGTGGGCGCATCGGGAGAAAGTGACCGGGATATTATGTATTCAGCTAACTTTTTTTACAAAAAATACAATATGAAGCGGGTGTATTATTCAGGATATGTTCCTGTGGCTGAAGATCCGCGCCTGCCGGCATTGAACAGTAAGGTGCCGCTGTTGCGGGAAAACCGCCTGTACCAGACCGACTGGCTGCTGAGGTTCTACGGCTTCGATATTCGTGAGCTGCTGAATGAACAAAACCTCAACCTCGACCTTGAAGTAGATCCAAAGCTCAGCTGGGCGCTGCGCAACCGGCATTTGTTTCCGGTGAACATTAACAGGGTAGAAAAGCAGTTGCTGTTGCGCATTCCGGGGATTGGGTTAAAATCGGTGAACAAAATCGTGCAGGCCAGGAAATTCCGGAAGCTCAATTGGGAGCACCTCAGTAAAATTGGTATCGCCATGAACCGGGCCAAATATTTCATTACCTGCGATTCCCGCGAATTTGAAGTGAAAGAACCTTCAAGCGAGTACCTCAAAAATGTCATTTTAAAGACCTCTTCCGGGAAATTCAGGAAAGAAACCGGGACCCAATTAAGCCTTTTTTAG
- a CDS encoding pseudouridine synthase — translation MSRNDRSSGSRGDRSSGKTYGGRQGGGERTKSHSRGNAPVNRNEKDPKNMSRGNAPLKKKQGGAGKSEGIRLNKYIANSGVCSRRDADIYIAAGNVTVNGKVVTEMGHRVQISDEVKFDGRRINPEKPEYVLLNKPKGFYVTGSLEKKNRTVMDLIANASKSKLSPVGKLDTQATGLLLFTNDGTLAKNLASPKNGIRQIYHLELDKDLAYDDLQKIKEGVTLEDGTVKVTDVSYVENQPKREVGLEIKSTKPHIVQRIFKSLGYEIVKLDRVVYGGLTKKDLARGHWRVLSRQEVINLSNL, via the coding sequence ATGAGTAGAAATGACAGGTCATCCGGAAGCAGGGGAGACCGCTCTTCCGGTAAAACTTATGGCGGAAGACAGGGAGGCGGCGAACGAACGAAATCCCATTCCCGTGGAAATGCGCCGGTGAACCGGAATGAAAAGGATCCTAAAAACATGTCCCGGGGCAATGCGCCGCTTAAGAAAAAGCAGGGAGGGGCCGGGAAAAGTGAAGGCATAAGACTAAACAAGTATATTGCAAATTCCGGTGTCTGCTCCAGGCGGGATGCCGATATTTACATTGCTGCCGGAAATGTTACTGTGAACGGAAAGGTAGTGACCGAAATGGGGCACAGAGTACAAATTTCAGATGAAGTGAAATTTGACGGCCGCCGAATCAATCCCGAAAAACCTGAGTATGTTCTTCTAAATAAGCCAAAAGGTTTTTATGTAACCGGCAGTCTTGAGAAAAAGAACAGGACGGTGATGGATCTTATAGCCAATGCATCAAAATCGAAACTCTCTCCGGTTGGGAAACTCGATACCCAGGCAACAGGTTTGTTGTTGTTCACCAATGACGGTACTTTGGCAAAGAACCTTGCCAGTCCTAAAAATGGCATCAGGCAGATCTATCACCTTGAGCTGGACAAAGATCTGGCTTATGATGACCTTCAGAAGATAAAAGAAGGAGTAACGCTCGAAGATGGCACGGTAAAGGTGACCGATGTGAGCTATGTGGAAAATCAGCCTAAGCGGGAGGTAGGCCTTGAAATTAAAAGCACCAAACCTCATATTGTACAGCGTATCTTTAAAAGCCTTGGCTATGAAATTGTAAAGCTTGACAGGGTGGTTTATGGGGGGCTCACCAAAAAAGACCTCGCTCGCGGTCACTGGAGAGTATTGAGCAGGCAGGAGGTGATCAACCTCTCGAACCTTTAA
- the gntA gene encoding guanitoxin biosynthesis heme-dependent pre-guanitoxin N-hydroxylase GntA, whose product MSQVKEQQISEVSSAKSQFEDFIIGNNHPCLMAQTVFSMDKVDFHEYDNFGSRETAKAILADLKEYIAAYDFESNDFLTFLVGFKGRQHYSEEEFEQTLWAQLQHLHEVDDTQWDEAVSPDPEHKNFSFSLGGKAFYIVGLHPNSSRKARQAPYPAIAFNLHWQFEKLRQMNTYHTVRDKIRERDIELQGEINPMLEDFGERSEARQYSGRKVREDWKCPFLHGKK is encoded by the coding sequence AGTTTCATCTGCAAAATCCCAGTTTGAAGATTTTATAATTGGCAACAATCACCCGTGCCTCATGGCCCAGACGGTGTTTAGCATGGACAAGGTTGACTTTCACGAGTACGATAACTTCGGAAGCCGGGAAACCGCGAAAGCTATACTTGCCGACCTTAAAGAATATATCGCTGCTTACGATTTTGAATCTAATGATTTTCTCACTTTTTTAGTCGGTTTTAAAGGCAGGCAGCATTATTCCGAAGAAGAGTTTGAGCAAACGCTATGGGCACAGCTACAGCATTTGCACGAAGTTGACGATACCCAGTGGGATGAGGCGGTAAGCCCCGATCCCGAACACAAAAACTTCAGCTTTAGCCTGGGCGGAAAGGCTTTTTATATTGTAGGCTTACACCCAAACAGCTCTAGAAAAGCAAGGCAGGCGCCTTACCCTGCCATCGCTTTTAACCTGCACTGGCAGTTTGAGAAGTTGCGGCAAATGAATACTTACCACACCGTAAGAGACAAAATTAGAGAAAGGGATATTGAGCTGCAGGGGGAGATCAACCCAATGCTCGAAGATTTTGGCGAACGCAGCGAAGCCAGGCAGTATAGCGGCCGAAAAGTTAGAGAAGACTGGAAATGTCCTTTTCTTCACGGAAAAAAATAA
- a CDS encoding FMN-binding negative transcriptional regulator, which yields MFRQKKYLKKDPQYVFDFIDQHPFASFVLQGEDLLATHIPVLIEGTPEKFRLYGHIAEANEQYKFLKDGLDALLIFHGAHGYVSSSWYKDINISTWDYSAVHVNVKLKLQSQQELEESLQKLIGRFEKEQKCPIFYKDLPREMIDDHLPLITGFWCEPVKVQAIVKLHQGFDKDDVNSVSEHLEARQDPLSSTLSKNIKKEHGTGY from the coding sequence ATGTTTCGGCAAAAGAAATATCTCAAAAAAGATCCGCAGTACGTTTTCGATTTTATAGACCAGCATCCCTTCGCCAGCTTTGTGCTGCAGGGGGAAGACCTGCTGGCTACGCATATCCCGGTTTTAATTGAAGGTACTCCCGAAAAATTCAGGTTATACGGGCACATTGCCGAAGCCAATGAGCAATATAAATTCCTGAAAGACGGCCTTGATGCCCTGCTCATCTTTCACGGTGCCCACGGCTACGTTTCTTCGTCCTGGTACAAAGACATCAACATTAGCACCTGGGATTATTCGGCCGTACACGTGAATGTGAAATTGAAATTGCAGTCGCAGCAGGAGCTCGAAGAAAGTCTTCAAAAGCTCATTGGCAGGTTTGAAAAAGAGCAGAAATGCCCTATTTTCTATAAAGATCTGCCCCGAGAGATGATTGATGATCACCTTCCGCTCATCACCGGGTTTTGGTGTGAGCCGGTAAAGGTGCAGGCTATAGTAAAACTCCACCAGGGATTTGATAAAGACGATGTAAACTCGGTAAGTGAGCATCTCGAAGCACGGCAGGACCCCTTATCTTCAACATTGAGCAAAAACATAAAAAAGGAACATGGTACAGGTTATTGA
- the mptB gene encoding polyprenol phosphomannose-dependent alpha 1,6 mannosyltransferase MptB has translation MQRYNLKILLAAAIIFRLLFLFAIPNLSQDFYRFIWDGRLLLEGINPYLMTPAEYFSSGDLPFSGAQELYEGMSSLSARNPTNYPPLNQLFFALAALFGGNSILTSVVWLRIFIIAADIGIFYFGRKLLRNLKFPESNIFLYLLNPLVIIELTGNLHFEGVMLFFLLAALYILQCQKWLFSALFFSCSIAVKLIPLIFLPLLFRRLGWKRALVYYAATGIILLLFFLPFLSGAFAENFFSSINLWFQKFEFNASIYYLIRWIGYEVEGYNIIGYAGPALAGVVFVSILFMAILKQNQEMRGLLTSMMFGMVIYLLLATTVHPWYLATPLLLSVFTRYKFVQVWSLMVALSYFAYSQPDYEENLWIIALEYVVIFGVMVYEVIKFQATNSKFQ, from the coding sequence TTGCAGCGGTACAATCTGAAAATTTTACTGGCAGCCGCAATTATTTTTCGCCTGCTATTCCTGTTTGCTATACCAAATTTATCCCAGGATTTCTATCGCTTCATCTGGGACGGCAGGTTATTGCTGGAAGGAATAAATCCCTATTTGATGACTCCTGCTGAATATTTTTCTTCAGGAGATTTACCATTTTCAGGAGCGCAGGAACTTTATGAAGGCATGAGCAGCCTTAGCGCCAGGAACCCGACTAACTATCCGCCGCTCAACCAACTTTTCTTTGCCCTGGCTGCTCTTTTTGGCGGAAATAGCATCCTCACGTCTGTTGTCTGGCTTCGGATATTTATAATCGCTGCCGATATCGGGATCTTTTACTTCGGAAGAAAACTGCTGAGAAACCTCAAGTTTCCTGAAAGCAATATTTTTCTCTATCTGCTAAATCCGCTCGTCATCATCGAACTCACCGGAAATCTTCATTTTGAAGGAGTAATGCTGTTCTTTCTACTGGCAGCCCTCTATATACTACAGTGTCAAAAATGGCTTTTTAGCGCCCTCTTCTTTTCCTGTTCTATTGCGGTGAAACTGATCCCGCTTATTTTTCTTCCGCTCCTCTTCAGAAGGCTTGGCTGGAAAAGAGCTTTGGTATATTATGCAGCCACAGGTATAATCTTACTTCTCTTCTTCCTGCCATTTCTTTCGGGTGCATTTGCAGAAAATTTCTTCAGCAGCATAAATCTCTGGTTTCAGAAGTTTGAGTTTAATGCGAGTATTTATTACCTCATCAGGTGGATTGGTTATGAGGTTGAAGGCTATAACATCATTGGATATGCGGGACCTGCACTGGCGGGTGTGGTGTTTGTCTCAATCCTCTTTATGGCCATTTTAAAACAAAATCAGGAAATGAGGGGCTTGCTCACCAGCATGATGTTTGGTATGGTGATCTATTTATTGCTGGCCACTACAGTACATCCCTGGTACCTGGCCACTCCGCTCCTACTTTCTGTTTTTACCCGCTATAAATTTGTGCAGGTGTGGAGCCTAATGGTGGCGCTGAGTTACTTTGCTTATTCGCAGCCGGATTATGAGGAGAACCTGTGGATTATTGCCTTGGAATATGTCGTAATATTTGGAGTGATGGTCTATGAGGTTATCAAATTCCAGGCAACAAATTCCAAATTTCAATAA